The window TCAACAGAGGCATGATGGATAGATGGAGGCGAGTTAGTAATGTCTGTCTTCACCCTCTGTCCCTTTCTCACATGCAGCTCTCCTCCTGGGTCCATCTCGCCAAATTATCATACTTGGATGCTGAACCGCAGAGAACAGGCCAGCTTTGGTTATGAAAGTGTTGCACATTTGCAGGAAGGATACATGAGAGTACATGCAAATAGGCTGCTACATTAGCATTCGATATCCTCAGGGCTACACAGGCTGTGCAATGCCAAGatgtgacggtgtgtgtgtgtttgtgtgagctcGGGGTGAACATCGGCTGAACAGAGACAGCGATCCACACTCTCCGGGCATCTTTAACTCTCGAGCGTGGAGTCTAATTTCAGGCAGCAATAAGGCATGGATACTAAACAACATGCAGCcagaatgttaaaaaaaaaaacaaaaaacacacatttgaaatgCAGATGTCACACAAATTTCCCTTAAATGGCAGAATTCAGCTTGCCTTGCAGAAAGAgttcttttcttgtcttattCAAGGGTTAATAGaattttaaaacaatttcaCAGCCTACTATAACAGGAGTGCTCATTTTATGGTAAATTAGGCTGTAACAATTACATTTGTTGGAAGAGGGGGTGGTCCACGGAAGTCTGTGTACAGTGACATGCAATCAGCAAAGGCTTCAAGTGGGCGTATGCAATGTTAGAAATTAATTACACAAGGATAATGCGTAGTAATTCAATATTGATATGAAATGTAGAAATCGTAGAAAATAGTCCACATAAAATGTGTAGTTCTGGATTCCCAGTGAGCTGAACGTCTTCGCTGACCAGCTGCAGTCTTAGTCCTGTTCCAGTGGGAGTCTGAGCCAGCTTCTCTCCATCGCGCTTTATCAGCTGGCTCCTGTGGGTCACTTGGCAGTCAGCCACGGCAACCCCTTCCCTGCCAGGAACAGAACTGGGCCTCGGGCCACCTCCTTTCGACGGGGCGCCCCCGAGAGCTTCGTCTGACCACCTCCTTCATGCTGAGCTGCTCCTGTGCACGGCTTCACTGCAGAGGAGACAAAGGCACGGGGGAGACCGTCGGGATGAGcgcacatgtaaacacagaaagCTGCTCCCGGAAGTCACAaatcctcctctgctgcagtgatttaGTGACAGATAAGAGGTAGCGTTTGGCAAAAAAAGAGCCCactttttcaaattaatttctAAGCAGTGGCTGTCATAATTAAAAGGTGATTTTCCTGCCAAGCAGCGCAGCTCTTCAGCAGTAGCTAAGCAACATTTTACTAAGTAAGACATAATTACTGGCAGGACTGTTGACTTTGGATTAgtacattaatatttcagtcGACAGCTAATGTGGTCACAGGTCTCAGTTTTTTAGTACTTTACACCAGATTTGAATATAACAAGGAGCAGACATATctcttttattattgttttttttaaatatgttctCTATGAAGTCTGGACATGAAAGATTTTTCATCGTTAAATACTCATATTTTGCTCAGAGGGACTGTTGTGAAAATGTAGGAGCTCCAAACCTGCTGCTGTACTGCTTTatcaacacaaagaaacaaacaggattCTCTTTCCAACGTTTAAACTGCCGGTAGTCATGTCGAGCACCGTCTTCAAATAAGTGAGCAACCTTTCTGTAGAAGCATCTCAAAAATGTTCTTAAATGGTTCATTATCCAGCTTCCCTTGACTAGAATGCCAGTGGCAGTTATGTTCCTCAGAGTCTGACCACCAAGCATTTTCGAGCCTTAGTTTAACTTTTCGCTGCCTTCAAGGTTCGGACAGGACATCATGTGAAATCCCTCTgacacctccctcctcctgctggttCCATTTCTGGACTCGCCAGAGTCCTCTCGCtcctgttttccttctgtcAGAGGGCCTTGAGCTACGGATCCTCATTAGTCACTTTCCCTGAGACCACACTGACACCGGCGACACATTCTCCCTCACTCAGACTCGCTGAGGGCTAGCGAGGCCACACACCAATTCACAGGCACTGTCAAAAGCCGGGCGTCTTACAGGAGCTGAGCAATCATCAGAATCAACCAACCTTTGAAATGCTGTGAATATCGTGAACGTGCTGCTGCTGTATAATGTTACACTGACTGAAATGCCCACAGGCATCTGCAGCAAAGTTTCTTGCACAATGGTCTTGTGGGAAAATGGGAAAAGTTAAAAAAGACCATACCAGTGAATGTTTTAGACCATTACCTACAAATTGTGTCTACTTTACTTTACAGCTTGAGATGGCTAATCCATCACATACGAACATTTGTCAGCTTTTTTCAATGTTAGTGTTGCAGGCAGGGAGCTAAAAGTCTCCTTAGCAGTGATTTCAGCTTGTTGAaatattgttgaaaaaaaaaaaaaacacaaaaacaaaaacaagtatGTGCTCTCATGTGTGGACAGCAAACAAAGCTACAGCCAGAAGTCACTTACCTTAGCTTTAAGACTGGAAATAGCtggtctggctctgtccaaaggtaacgGTCAAAACGTGAAGTGTGTGAACAACAATTGGCTGTTTTTCCAGGCAGGTGCTGTATGTGATGGACTATTTTTTGGTTGGGACCATTTGCCTGGCAACTAGCAGAGAATCCAGGAGGCTACTGGTCCCTGGTTATCACCCTGTAAAATGACGATACattgatttttcagtttttgtatggGAGACAGATTTCGTTACAttgggacagagccaggctcgGCTCTTCCCTGTTGCACCctctaagctaagctaaccggctgctggctgtagcatCGCTTTTACTCTACACGACTCTCAGCAAATGCATATGCATTTCCCATATTgtcaaaccattcctttaaaAAGGACTTTGACATCACAGATGTCTGAGTGCCCATGAATGCACCATGACAGATTCAAACATGAGCTGTGCTTGGCACAAAAGCAATTTGCAAAGTTTGACAAAAACTAAGGACATGCATAAAGAAAGAAGCTGGATTTCTTCTGTGTGATGGATGACACATTTCATGCAAGTTTCAAGTCTATGCAAGCTGATCTTCATATTGTACAAACATGGACTGACAGCCTGGAAACTAGAAAAATCAATCTCTCAAAGGTACAGACACACTGGATCCACTGATGGATATCAAGGCGACAGATCCTATTCATTTTTTATGAGGAGCAGGAGATCCAGCTGTACGGTAGACGATGGATACAGCAAGGGAAGATGACGGACCAGTCGCCGTGTCTGAATTTGCATAATCACGACTTGCCAACTTTATGCAAATAAGTCCATCCTGTGCGACGCATCAGGATCGcgaaaatcaaatcaaactgtcaGACTAGACGGTGCTAGAATATGAATCAAGATTCTCCTAAACACATTTTAGTGTGCTGTAATATGAGAAAGTTTGTGTGGAAAACGACCCAAACCGACCAACTCGCAACACGTCACCTTCAAGCCGCAGCTGGGTTCAGTGGTCCGATGCATTCAAATGTGTCTTCGCCATGTTCAGTGTGTCTGTACCTTAAGACTTGCTGTATGGATAGCGGTAATGAAAGAATATGCAGGTTGTAAGTTATTGCTAAAGCATGCAAAAATCAGCTGCATggtcttttaaaatgtaagcAGGTGCAGCGGGCGGAAGACCAACCTGAGGTTCGTATGGTCTTGCTTCAGCAGACTGTCAGTCTCCGGGGCACTCAGTGACCGATAGCTGTGCCTGGAGGAAGGACAAACCCCAAATCAATACCCTGTCTAAAAACACTGGGAGAAACTTGAGACAGAGATCATGCAATGACTACAGGAGAAGATATGCTCATGCAACTCAAGCTTTCTTTTTTGGATAACTTTGTACAGGCAGAACCTTTTAAATATTACAGTAAGCAACCTttacacagcaaataaaaaagtaaCAGCAGCTCAACTGTACAGAAGATATTGACAGATTTGGCTTTGTTCATTTTAGCAAGAGTTGCATTAACACTATTCTAATACTATATTTTGTTAGTACACAGAACAGTTATTTTGGTACATAAAATGCACTACTGTATGATATTGGAAGTTACGTTTTTCTTACTTTTGAGGTGATTCTTTTTTGTTGCCATGACTGTAATAATATTTTAAGAAACTGTACGCATTTACCAGCAAGTTTATGTCAATGGATAAACACACTACGAAATTAAACATTTAGGGTTAGGTTACCTTTACAGTGGAGTTCTCTAGGTTATAACCATCCTCTCCATTGCACTGCCATTACTCTGTACTAAAGTAGCCATCGCGCCAGCGTCATTCATGACAATGAAGCCTAGACCTGAATGGTGGTTTGAATTCAGTTAATTTTCAGATGCTATAAAAGCAATTCTCATTAACGATTACGACCACAGGTAAGAGGATTGAAAAAGTCTTATACATACCCAGGCATTCAATGCTTTAGAACTCTATACACATTAGGAAGCTATCCAGGTTATTTTAGAGGTCTTACCTCTGGgtcctttttaaaaagtatagaaagagagagaaagaataagTTGTGCTCTTTTGATAATCAATCAAGACATCATTTAGTAGGGTTAAAGTCTTCAGACGTCAATACAttcatttagatttaaaatGCGGTTTTGAatgagaaacaaaggaaaacacctACATCTGACTGCTGGAGgttgttttaaaaaagcaatttcaGAATTTTACTAGGACAGGAAACAAATAAAGCAAGTTAAGTTTCATAGAAAACAAACTAAGCTTTAttgacaaactgctgcaaaacatCTTTTGGACAGATTTAGTAACCTATTTAGGCAAGCTTACACATGTAGCATAATGCATTTTATGGAGAGGGTACAGATACTAGTGGCAGAATAAGTACAGTTAGGATGTTTTAAAATATGTACAAGAGTTCGGATTGAGCTGCAGGATCCCTTCTCTGTAGAAAGAGAAGACCCATGTGGAGATTTTTGTCCCAATCCTTCTTTGTGTACTTTGTGCATGCAGTTTATAGAGAATCAGATCACAAAATGAAGACCTGAACCGTTTTTAGCATAACAGGAGGCCATCTCTCGGCCATGTTCTcattaaataaagattttgtCTTCAGAGtcttaaaattgatttttaacatgtaaaacaaattGAGGATATGAGGACAGTCCATCTCAACAGTGTCTATTAGGGCTATATTTCAAAACTCTAAGTACAATGACAAATATTGCTGCCTAAGTCTAAATGGACAACGTTTTAGAACTATTTAAAAACAACCATCATCAAGAATGAATTGTACTGATTCCATTAACATTGATTCTTTAACCTTCACttaatttaagattttttttttggtttttatatTACATAATTGAAAGTTTAAAAGGTCTTTTATTTGGCTATATTAACAGAATTTTGAAATGTAGCCTAAATGGGAATCTGCAACTGACCCTCGACAGATTCTTtgtatttaaaaacaattaaaatgattCCTTAGACAAGTGGATAATGAGCCACTAATTCCACTAGAAATGACTACTCCCAAACAGTTAAAAAATTAACGATCAACAATGCAAAAAAGCCAGAGGGGGGTAAAAAgggtcagagaaaaaaaacacagcaaaataaacaaaaaactcaaatgaaaaagaacaaaaaaaggacGCCAACTTCTCCTCTCTAACCCATCTAAAAGCCGCTTTGGTTGGAAGGATTGGTGGCTGGTTGGTTAGGTGGTGCGACAAAGtaggggagggggagggagttCGCGGTCAAATCTCAAAAACCAGGTCCGATTTTCAGTTCCCAATTTGCTCTCGTATAAAGTCCAGAGTAGGAAAAGACCAAACCAAAGACAAAACGGACAATTACTTTTGTCGGGCTGCTTAAAGCGAGAGCTGCCGTGGTAGACAGGCGACATGTTAAGGGTGGTGAGTCCGCTTCAGTACTGTCGGTATGGGTGCTCCCGATAAGGCGTCTTGGCACCTCTGGAGGGGGGAAGGGCCTTCCCTGGAACCGTTCGCTGGGTCCCATTCCAGTCATCCTGGCCTGGAGAGGACAcgcacaaaaataaacacattcagagTTCAGTATGGATCCAAACCACTTCAAGATTTAAGACAGAAAACTTGGCTGGCGGAcattaaaggtgccctgtggagttttcttgtaaacaaaaaAGGTTCTGTTTACATCACCAAAACCAATTGTGTGTACCCTTGAGGTTTAACAAACATGTTGGAATAACTTGAAACCGTGATGAAAACTGTACAGGGTACCTTTAAAGTTGGCTAGGGATccaaaaagtcaacattttgtGTCGTGGTGAGCAATCAATATTTTGTAGACTTTCATTTTTAACCCATCAACACATAAAAAATTTACTCATACCACCACACATAGAAATACTGCAGGACTTAAAATtctaaattaaatttaaatacaacaaaacgacatttttaacaaactttttttttctgtttatttttatatgcaCACTTTTTATATCCACCATCTTTTTTTCAGTATAAAAGAGGTCATCTTTGTTGACAGGGAATTAACTTTTTCCTTACCATAGGACTCGTACGACTCTGTGGTCTCTCCGTGTCCGTAGTCGTAGTATTCTGGCTCTCTGATGGTCAAAAacagggagagatgaagaggaaagatTGCTAATCTTTGAAAAACATTAAGTAGCTGCTGACTGTAATGTCTTGGGGGATTGTAATTGGCTTCCATGAGAGATCAAAGCTTGGCTCTATAACATGGAACATCTTAGTCTCCTAAATAACACCACCATCCAAACCATGAAACATGAAGCACCATCAGCGCTGAATTTGTGCagagtggcaaaaaaaaaagtatttctgctgctctcaaatCGCTTTTCGAGTGAAACTAGCAACTACACAAAGTGTGTGCACTTTGTGAGAAGCAGGTGAAAACCAAAGAGACGTCTGATTCACTCACGCCTGCGGCTGACTGTAATAGCTGTCGTATGACTCGTAGGCCGTGTCTGTGTAGCTCTCATCGTAGCCCtggagagggaaggaaacagagaaacaagagtGAGATTTAAGGAGAGGCTTGTTCATGAATCATGAATGTCAAGGTGTCCCCAAACTGCTACACTTGTACTAAAGCAGACATGCTCCCCTCATGTCTCGAGCATCCCAAACCACTTATTGCTGTGCTGACGGACGAGGCGTTCAAAGCTAATAGAGTGCCCGGAACGATCTCGTTCACGGGAGACACGTGTTGGAGAGGTCAGATTTAGCTACGTCAAACCTGGCGGCATCACATCTGGACAGGAAAGTCATTTTTTGGCTGGTACACTTCTTATTCCTCACAGGTCTGATCATTTCTCATGTCCATCTTATCAAACTTACagttaaaaacatattttacttgTTTGTATAATCAACATGCACAAGAGAATTGTGCTGAGGACATTCACATCCAAGCTAAATGGCTAATTCAATTCACCCTCCGCCGGCAGTTTACTTACATATTCCTCGTAGCTCTCAGCTGCAGCAACAGGGGTGTGCTGGTGGGAGGGTGGAGGTGCCATCCTCTGGGGGGGTCCGCCGGCCGGGGGCCTGGCACGGGGTGCCACGGCTCCCCTGGCGGGTGCTGCAGGAGGTCCTCCTCGGCCTGTTGGGGCGCCCCTCACTGCGCCACCTCTGGCTGGGCCGCCTCGAGTCACACCTCCCCTGGTGGCGGCGCCGCGAGGGGGCATTCCTCTACCCCTGCAGACAAGAACAGAGTTCATGCTGTGCTCTTCTGCTTGAAGGAACACTTCGACTTTTTGGGAGACTCACTTGTTGGCTTTCCtgccaagagttagataagatcaataccactctcatgtctctagcttagcttagcataacgactGAAAATAGATGGCAACAGCTAGaccggctctgtccaaaggttaacACGATCTGTTATCTTGTTAGTTTAAATAACATGTTAATAAGTGAGCTTCAAAAAGGTGCTGGTGGGTAGTTGTTCCTTTTCAaaacagccaggctagctaaTCGATTAAAAGGAAAACCTTTTTATTCCAACACATTTACACTGTACGATTCTTCACATTAATAAAGATACTTAACATAAAGTGACACGACCACTGATTTAGATTCTTTGATAATCTCTCAACTCACAGATGAAGTTATATTTGACATTAGGTTTATAGGCCACACACAGTTATGTGCTGTTGTCTAAGAGAGAGGTGAGTCAAAAGCATGTTCTGTCACAAAATACCTACAAATTTCCAAAATTGCTCATCGGCACAAGTAAACAACACATTACAGAAAAAGTACATGAAATGTTTCTTCCTAATACATTTATATAGTAGCAGATgaactactgtgtgtgtgtgtgtgcgtgtgcatgtgtgcgcatgCGGCTGCATCTCCACACCTGTGTGCCCCAGCAGGGGGGACTCCACGGCCCCTGACTGGCATGCCCCCTCGGACTCGGCCTCCGTGCTCCTGGCCTCCGTTCAGGTAGCTCATCTCCATGAACTGCTCTTGGCAGATATCATCCATCatatcctacacacacacacacacacacacacacacacacacacgtgcacacgagaaaggaaataaaaaggagagagtgtaagaaacaggaaaagtgaAGGTGCACAAATGAAAAGCCAAAAGGAGAGCGACgagggaagaaaaggaggcagTGTGAAAGAACGAGCGACGAATAAAGAGTGAAACACAATTACAGAGCCGCTCACAACACGGCATCCCTCTAATGGCTAACAGAGCAAGTGGAAGAAAAAGTCTCAGCGCCAGTGACTCAtagtgttgggggggggggcttgtcGTGGATGTGGGAGATTGGAAAGCATCCATCCACAGTCCCTGCCTTCCTGTGCCTCTCCAtcatgcacaaaatgtaaatcaCTTCTCCCCGCACTTCTCAACAAGTCTGGTGTGACTGCATCAATGGTTACCTTATCCTATCCACAAAAGCACGAAGTTGGGATGGATTAGTGAAGCTGCCAGTCTGAGCAGCACAAATCCTGCAACACAATCCGCCACTTTTCTTCGGGGAGCCATCTCAAGGGCTGCACTGTGAcccaatctttttttttatttttttacttggAACGGTGATGGAGCTCTAATGatggtgaaaaagaaaaaaaggcagatacTAGAATATGCAGCGCAGGCAGCAGCTTTCAATTTATTTGCAGCAAAAGCAAGCAAATACAGGCCATCTGACTGATTACAAATTCATCTCAGGCGAGGAGCAGCGTGACTGCCGCTGCATTTAACAAACCAACGAGGTGACTCGTCTTTACCTTGTTTAGATTAATTGGTTCTTTAGGCATTGCgctagaaaatagaaaatatctTAATAAAGCGTCAGTGTCAAGGATCTGCAAATCCTTCACACAGGAGCAAGGCTTTGCTTATGCATTTACATTGGTCGACATATATGTGTGCAGATATAAAAGAGATGATGAAgaacaaaacactcaaaaccaTGCAACAACAACTCACATCCACCTATTTTCTGAGAAGCGGattcatttattaaaatatGGCCCAGGTCTAAAGAGCCTGAGAGATTATGGCCTCAAACTGCAACGACAGGTTCTGCAGGGACGGCTTTTAACATAACGCAGCAATTCCAACACCGCGACTGGTTCATCAGTCCGTTCATCTCGCCTTTGATCCACATGATTCTGCCTTCTATAGCACCAGGCACACTAATTAAAAAATGTGGGCATCTCTTGAACCCCTGGGCCTATTGGCCTGCTTTGAGATGAGCCATTGTTGGAGCACTATGGGCTTCGGCCAGCCTTGACAGCAGACTGGGTTGGCCCGCGCTCAAGAATCTCTCAGCATAAAACCAATAAAGCAAGCGTGGGCTGCACAGGGTGAATTCTACCACACATCTGTCTGGGAGCTATACATCTTGAAGCTGATTCTCCTCACTCCCTGAAGGATGAGAGTCTGGTAAAGACACAGTGATGGACAGACGTGTGGGCAGGCCAGGTGAAGTGGTAACCCTGCTGGCGCGGTGAGAGTGACCTTGTTCATCCTCTTAAGCAGACTGCTTTACATTACATGAATTTGTCTAACTTGCACGCAGTCACTTGCTTCACTTCTTTCTGACACACCAGCAGTCAATCACAGATAAAAACACTTTCAGCGAtttctcaacctctgtgactcCATTTTTAGATCTCAAATATTCTCACAAAGATCGCATGACGTTGTGTGAACTTGGGTATGGCATGGTGTTATCTTCTGTTTTCAGGAAGGGCAGCTGATCAGGGTTTACATAGAATGTAAATTTAAAACTTACTTTCAAACAACGAGAAAATCAGATTATATGAGACTTGAAATCTACCGCATCCCTGTCTGCAAGTGGACCCAAGGTGGAAAAACTGTGCCTTACAGACTGATGTATGGCTTTTGATTTAAGGCTAcatttagagctgaaacaatagGTCCATTAATTAATTAGTCGAGCAACGGCAAACTAATTCACAACTATTTTGACAACGGAATAATCGTAAGTCACTTtcaggcagaaacacagaacattcCCCAATTTCAGCTTCTCAACTGTGGCGACCCGGTGTTTTTCTTCGACTGTGGTGTGACAGTGAATCTATCATTTTCCAGGTTTAGGCTGTTGATCtgttaaaacagctgtttgaaaatATCAACTTTGGCTTTAGGGAAACGTAAAAGGCAATTTCCACAGCATTAACATTGACATTAGTCTTTTATAGAGAAAAATGAATCCAGAAAATATTTGGCAGATGAACACAATCATGAAAAGTTGACGAGTGCACACAATCGAGTGCAGATCTCCGCCAGGTGTGTCAACACAATAGGATTTTCAAACACTGCGAATCACCACAACCATGAGGGGTCTTTGAGCATATAGTCATGAATGTGGACAACAAATATCAGGCTGATGGATCTGGTAATACTTTGAATTAGCTGCGGACGGATACACACGACCGAACACGTGATTCCCTGCTGGCTTATGCCTGGCGGAGataataatcattagttgcagccctcgTTAAATTTGCAGGGTTGAGTTGTTGACTCATCAGTTAATTGAGTAACAGATGACAACTCAAATCTGATACTGATGTCATTTCAGCCTCTGTTCATTTGTGTTAAGGGGTTTGTCAATATCGGTGGCATTTTACAAGCTAAATGAATTGCATGTATAACCAACAAGTTAACTCGTGGCAAAAAATAACTGTAAGCAGCAACTCCACGCAGACAGGTCAACAGAGAGTCTCCCACAAGACCACcataaaacacaagcacaacaaacagcaaagtcAGACTCACGGGGAACAGGAACTTCTTGACCTCCTCCATGGCGTGTGCCATGCGCAGGTAAGCATCTGGCACGGGGGCAAACACCTCGATGAATACGTGCAGCTCCATAGACAAGTGGGCATACTTCGGCTCGCCGCCTTTCCTCAGCCCCTCCTCCTGGAACAAGGGCAACGTCACAGCACTGTCAGCGAGTCAAAGAGAGCACGCCGCTGCCTCGACAATGAAATGAATTTTGCAAGAAGTAATCACATTTCCTCCACCTCAGAGGGCATCAGGCATAGGGGTGGCATTCCCTTCCTTTATATAGTTTAATAATTACATCAAACTGGTAGATAACAGGTTTAGCAGGATATCCTGAAGACTCCTGGAACAGATGTGTAGTGCGCAGATGCCCTTGGCTTTACGTTAACGTTCACCCGAGCTATTCTGCGAGCTGACACCATCTGGGCTCACTGCCTGCCATCCC of the Chelmon rostratus isolate fCheRos1 chromosome 16, fCheRos1.pri, whole genome shotgun sequence genome contains:
- the khdrbs1b gene encoding KH domain-containing, RNA-binding, signal transduction-associated protein 1b → MENDDKYLPELLAEKDSLDSSFTHAMKLLNAEIDRIQKGETKKEAETYLDLFTTKNIKLKERVLIPVKQYPKFNFVGKILGPQGNTIKRLQEETGAKISVLGKGSMRDKSKEEGLRKGGEPKYAHLSMELHVFIEVFAPVPDAYLRMAHAMEEVKKFLFPDMMDDICQEQFMEMSYLNGGQEHGGRVRGGMPVRGRGVPPAGAHRGRGMPPRGAATRGGVTRGGPARGGAVRGAPTGRGGPPAAPARGAVAPRARPPAGGPPQRMAPPPSHQHTPVAAAESYEEYGYDESYTDTAYESYDSYYSQPQAEPEYYDYGHGETTESYESYGQDDWNGTQRTVPGKALPPSRGAKTPYREHPYRQY